CGAAGTAGAGCGGGATCGGCTGGTGACGAAAGCTGGCGCGCGGCCTGGGGATGCGATCGTGTTGGTGAAGGCCATTCCCATCGAGGGAGCGGCTTTGATCGCCCGTGAGAAGCGGGCTGAGCTGCGCGAGCGGGGCTATAGTGACGACTGGGTTCTTCGTATAGCCAAATTTCTACATAATCCTGGAATCAGCGTACTACAGCCAGCCCAAATCGCATGCCAGGTCACACAGATTCACGCCATGCACGATCCAACAGAGGGGGGACTAGCGACCGGATTGGCAGAGATCGCGCGGGCAGCCGAGGTGGGATTGATCGTTGACTTGGACGCGATCCCGGTGCTACCGGAGGGGGAAAGGCTATGCGCAGAGTTTGGGCTCGATCCACTGGGTACCATTGCGTCGGGATCACTACTGGTTGTTCTGCCGGAGGAGGAGGTCCCGGTGCTGCGAGCGGCCTTGGAGGCCGCGGGCCATCCTGTCGCCGTTATCGGTAGGGTGCAGGAAGCGAAAGACGGTGTGTGGGCTCTCCAGAGGGGGCAGCGAGTGCCGCTGCCGTGCTTCCCGACCGATGAAATCGCCAAGCTATTTTCGTAGGGGCCGGCTCACTGGGTGCCCTGGGACAGGCGTAATAGCCTCTATAGCACACGCCCAGGTATGGTTAGTCTAATGTCGGTTAGACTAACCATATGCTGGAAACGCGATATCCCCTGCTCAGAGGACGAGCGCACGGCCTCTTGGCTGCCTCATCTCGCCGACGGGGTTTCTTCAATGAACTCCTCCAAGATCTCCGCCCGGATTTGCTGCAGGGTCTCCTTCACCACTTGCTCCAGGATTCCCCGACGAATGCCGCCAGACCGTCCATGTGCCTTCAGCGAGACCTCGATCTCTAGGTCGGCCTCCCGCTGTAAGGGCGTGACGACGCCCCGCACGAAGTCGGCCAGTTTGTCCCAGGCGACGCGCGCCCGTAGTACATACGCGCCCACCACTGCTGTAGCCGGGAAAACACCCCCTGGCTCGGCCACCGTTCTCATCCCTGCAGGAGCTCGCTCAGGAAAGGGCATTGCACCCGGCGTCGGTTCCAGGACAGCCTCCTCAGCGGCCATTGGCGC
This genomic interval from Anaerolineae bacterium contains the following:
- a CDS encoding AIR synthase family protein; amino-acid sequence: MTGDWTTVARRLPVGKLPADLLESLLQRYGGRDPRLVVGPKAGEDAAVIAFGDRYLLAKTDPITFATDEIGWYAVNVNANDIAVMGGRPCWFLATVLLPAGQATPEMADAIFAQIYAACEELGIALAGGHTEVTYGLDRPLVIGAMLGEVERDRLVTKAGARPGDAIVLVKAIPIEGAALIAREKRAELRERGYSDDWVLRIAKFLHNPGISVLQPAQIACQVTQIHAMHDPTEGGLATGLAEIARAAEVGLIVDLDAIPVLPEGERLCAEFGLDPLGTIASGSLLVVLPEEEVPVLRAALEAAGHPVAVIGRVQEAKDGVWALQRGQRVPLPCFPTDEIAKLFS